The Moorena producens PAL-8-15-08-1 genomic interval CCGCGATCGCTTCCTACCCAAAGATAGCCACGAGTGTCAATCAACAAGGACAACACATGATTAGACGGTAAGGTAAAGTTTTGGGCATTAATTTCATTATTACGAGGGTCTATACGCAATAGTCCTTCATAGGTTCCTAACCAAATCCGCCCTACCCGATCCTGAGCTATCGCACCAACAGTGTAATTGGGCAGACTTAGGCGAGTGCGGATTTTTCCACTATTAGGGTCAATTCTTGTTAATCCTAGCCAAGAGCCCACCCAAAGCTCGCCGGTAAAATCTGGTTGCAAAGCAGACACCCGAAAATCCGCTGGCAGGGGCTGGGTTTCTTGCCTGAGACGTTGATCAGGTAAAGGTCTAGTGGGCGGCGGAGGGTTTCTAAGGGAGGTGGGGGGGGATACCTCTTTGTTTACCGAGTCAGTGGATAACTGTGTCTGAGCGATCGCTGTTGATGAATCTGAAAAATAGTTGTTTGGCTCACTGTCTGGGATGGACACCGGTAATATTTGCCCCAGCAGTGTAGCACTGATTACCAGACCGATACGGTTAGTTAAGCATGCCATTATTTTCAGCATCTTGATTAAGTCTTTTGTTGATCAGGAATTACCCTTGCATCCGTTGCACGGGTCCTAATTTTGGCGTTGCTGATTCTGAGTATGGTTTCGCCCCCCTAGCCCCCCAATTCTGGGGGGGAAAACTCTCAAAGTCCCCCAGAATTGGGGGACCAACGGGGGCTTTAATAAAACCAGATGATCGCGCATTCATTCCTTAATTCAGCAACGCCCTAATTTTAGGGGGGATTGTAGGAGCGCAATGGTTGCGCCCTCACGAGCTATAGCGCAACTGTTAAAGTTCTACATTATATACTTTTGGTTTTTAACCCCGCTGCCAAACCTAGTCAAGCTATTAATAATAAGTCAATTTGCTCGGTTTTGTGACAATACTGTGATAAATATTTACATTTCGTCATGTTATAAGAGGAGCTGATACATTCCTAAAGAATATTTGAGGTTTAAGTGTTCCCATTACCTGCTATATTTCAAAATGATTAAGAAATTCTGAATTACCTGAGCGACTTGACTGACTAGCAACCGTTTACCAATCAGCGGAGCGGTTGGGTTAGTAAGTAAGGCTACAGGTAATCCCCAACATTAGCCACAAACAGGTGATTGTGGAATCGGTGTTGTGCCCTTCTTCAGGCTTAGACAACAAGCCTAGATGGGTTGTTTGTTCTCTTAGCTAGGAGCAACAAACAACACTAAGAAAAGAAAATCTATTCTAGCGATAGCAACATTCAGTAGTTCCTAAGGAAGCAACGCATGTCTTACTCATCAACCAGTACTCAGACAAAAGCTGGCTACGATGCCGGTGTAAAAGACTATAAATTAACTTATTATACGCCAGATTATACTCCAAAAGATACGGATATTTTGGCAGCGTTTCGCGTAACACCGCAGCCTGGTGTACCTCCGGAAGAAGCCGGTGCAGCGGTTGCAGCTGAGTCTTCTACGGGTACCTGGACAACAGTTTGGACTGACTTGCTGACTGACCTAGACCGTTACAAAGGTCGTTGCTACGACATCGAACCAGTACGTGGGGAAGACAACCAGTTCATCTGCTTTATTGCCTACCCACTGGATCTGTTTGAAGAAGGCTCAGTCACCAACATGCTGACCTCCATCGTGGGTAACGTTTTTGGTTTCAAAGCTCTGCGAGCACTGCGCTTAGAAGACTTGCGGATTCCCATTGCTTACCTCAAAACCTTCCAAGGACCTCCCCACGGGATTGTTGTAGAGCGGGACAAGCTGAATAAGTATGGTCGTCCTTTGCTTGGTTGTACCATTAAGCCCAAGCTAGGTCTATCCGCTAAGAACTACGGTCGTGCAGTATATGAGTGCTTGCGCGGTGGTCTGGACTTCACCAAAGACGACGAAAACATTAACTCCCAGCCCTTCATGCGCTGGCGCGATCGCTTCTTGTTCGTAGCAGAAGCAATCCACAAATCCCAAGCTGAAACTGGCGAAATCAAAGGTCACTACCTCAACGTCACTGCTCCCACCTGCGAGGAGATGATGAAGCGGGCTGAGTTTGCTAAGTCCCTGAACATGCCCATCATCATGCACGACTACCTCACTGGTGGCTTTACCGCCAACACCACTCTGGCTCGTTGGTGCCGTGATAATGGCGTTCTGCTGCACATCCACCGCGCTATGCACGCTGTGATTGACCGTCAGAAACACCACGGTATGCACTTCCGCGTCTTGGCTAAGTGCTTGCGCATGTCCGGTGGTGACCACCTCCACTCCGGTACTGTAGTCGGTAAGCTTGAAGGTGAAAAAGGTATCACCATGGGCTTCGTTGACCTGATGCGGGAAGACCACATTGAGCAAGACCGCGAACGGGGTATTTACTTCACTCAAGACTGGGCTTCCATGCCTGGTGTAATGCCAGTGGCTTCTGGTGGTATTCACGTTTGGCACATGCCTGCGCTAGTCGAAATCTTTGGTGATGATTCCTGCCTACAATTCGGTGGTGGTACTCTAGGTCACCCATGGGGTAATGCTCCTGGTGCTACTGCAAACCGGGTAGCTCTAGAAGCTTGTATCCAAGCTCGTAACGAAGGTCGTAACCTGATGCGTGAAGGTGGTGACATTATCCGGGAAGCTGCTAAGTGGAGTCCTGAGTTGGCAGTTGCTTGCGAACTGTGGAAGGAAATCAAGTTCGAGTTCGAGGCAATGGATACCGTCTGATGCAGTTTGAGGTGTGAAGTTTGAAGTATGAAACGTCATACTTTAGACTTCATAACTTTTTCTAAAAGACTGGGTTCAACCATGGATTTAAAACGAGTTGCGAAAGATACAGCCAAGGTGCTGGCTAGCTATATGACCTATCAAGCACTGCGGACAGTGGTAAACCAGTTAAGAGAAACCGACCCTCCCCGAGCGCTTTGGCTACAGTCTTTTTCCTCACAACAAAGTATCCAAGATGGAGACGCTTATCTTGAGG includes:
- a CDS encoding form I ribulose bisphosphate carboxylase large subunit — its product is MSYSSTSTQTKAGYDAGVKDYKLTYYTPDYTPKDTDILAAFRVTPQPGVPPEEAGAAVAAESSTGTWTTVWTDLLTDLDRYKGRCYDIEPVRGEDNQFICFIAYPLDLFEEGSVTNMLTSIVGNVFGFKALRALRLEDLRIPIAYLKTFQGPPHGIVVERDKLNKYGRPLLGCTIKPKLGLSAKNYGRAVYECLRGGLDFTKDDENINSQPFMRWRDRFLFVAEAIHKSQAETGEIKGHYLNVTAPTCEEMMKRAEFAKSLNMPIIMHDYLTGGFTANTTLARWCRDNGVLLHIHRAMHAVIDRQKHHGMHFRVLAKCLRMSGGDHLHSGTVVGKLEGEKGITMGFVDLMREDHIEQDRERGIYFTQDWASMPGVMPVASGGIHVWHMPALVEIFGDDSCLQFGGGTLGHPWGNAPGATANRVALEACIQARNEGRNLMREGGDIIREAAKWSPELAVACELWKEIKFEFEAMDTV
- a CDS encoding ligand-binding sensor domain-containing protein; the encoded protein is MLKIMACLTNRIGLVISATLLGQILPVSIPDSEPNNYFSDSSTAIAQTQLSTDSVNKEVSPPTSLRNPPPPTRPLPDQRLRQETQPLPADFRVSALQPDFTGELWVGSWLGLTRIDPNSGKIRTRLSLPNYTVGAIAQDRVGRIWLGTYEGLLRIDPRNNEINAQNFTLPSNHVLSLLIDTRGYLWVGSDRGLALISPDQGLLMTTLQELPGVSANALTLDEEGQLWVGTLEGLVRVDTASAFVIARIKNLPGNTVQTLTRGPDGMLWAGTPNSLVVINPETYEVFRSVTPLRGRNVTAVQFDLDGNVWVGTDNGLFKIKRDSGEVLAKLGKLPSSRILALAPNTGNKLWIGTSEGLAWVSMTTGRIEPHLGFVREIPGSF